One Capricornis sumatraensis isolate serow.1 chromosome 8, serow.2, whole genome shotgun sequence genomic region harbors:
- the IFT20 gene encoding intraflagellar transport protein 20 homolog isoform X1: MTHLSLADPVRETLFSGEAGRQTAMAKDILAEAGLHFDELNKLRVLDPEVTQQTIELKEECKDFVDKIGQFQKIVGGLIELVDQLAKEAENEKMKAIGARNLLKSIAKQREAQQQQLQALIAEKKMQLERYRVEYEALCKVEAEQNEFIDQFIFQK; this comes from the exons ATGACACACCTCTCCCTGGCTGACCCTGTCAGAGAAACTCTCTTCTCTGGGGAAGCTGGAAGGCAAAcag CCATGGCCAAGGACATTCTGGCTGAAGCAGGGCTGCACTTTGATGAGCTGAACAAGCTGCGGGTGTTGGACCCAGAGGTTACCCAGCAGACCATAGAGCTCAAGGAAGAGTGCAAGGACTTTGTGGACA AAATTGGCCAGTTTCAGAAAATAGTTGGTGGCTTAATTGAGCTTGTTGATCAACTTGCAAAGGAAGCAGAAAATGAGAAGATGAAG GCCATTGGTGCTCGGAACTTGCTCAAATCTATAGCAAAACAGAGAGAAGCCCAACAGCAGCAACTTCAGGCACTAAtagcagaaaagaaaatgcagCTTGAAAG GTATCGGGTTGAATATGAAGCTTTGTGTAAAGTAGAAGCAGAACAAAATGAGTTTATTGaccaatttatttttcagaaatga
- the IFT20 gene encoding intraflagellar transport protein 20 homolog isoform X2 has protein sequence MAKDILAEAGLHFDELNKLRVLDPEVTQQTIELKEECKDFVDKIGQFQKIVGGLIELVDQLAKEAENEKMKAIGARNLLKSIAKQREAQQQQLQALIAEKKMQLERYRVEYEALCKVEAEQNEFIDQFIFQK, from the exons ATGGCCAAGGACATTCTGGCTGAAGCAGGGCTGCACTTTGATGAGCTGAACAAGCTGCGGGTGTTGGACCCAGAGGTTACCCAGCAGACCATAGAGCTCAAGGAAGAGTGCAAGGACTTTGTGGACA AAATTGGCCAGTTTCAGAAAATAGTTGGTGGCTTAATTGAGCTTGTTGATCAACTTGCAAAGGAAGCAGAAAATGAGAAGATGAAG GCCATTGGTGCTCGGAACTTGCTCAAATCTATAGCAAAACAGAGAGAAGCCCAACAGCAGCAACTTCAGGCACTAAtagcagaaaagaaaatgcagCTTGAAAG GTATCGGGTTGAATATGAAGCTTTGTGTAAAGTAGAAGCAGAACAAAATGAGTTTATTGaccaatttatttttcagaaatga